A portion of the Deltaproteobacteria bacterium genome contains these proteins:
- a CDS encoding pyridoxine 5'-phosphate synthase, which produces MGKRLGVNIDHVATLRQARRGRVPEPATAAGIAELSGADGITVHLREDRRHIQDRDLEVLKSVVATRINLEMAATDEMIRIACALRPYSATLVPEKREEVTTEGGLDVLGHRDALLQAAARLKEAGILVSMFIDPDLPQVRASRQAGADAIEIHTGTYCEAFLSGTFQAELSKIRAAAAYAASAGLKVFAGHGLDVRNIVPVLSIQQIEEFNIGHSIIARAVFIGLPAAIREIAELIHGS; this is translated from the coding sequence ATGGGCAAGCGCCTCGGGGTGAACATCGACCACGTGGCCACGCTGCGGCAGGCGCGGCGGGGACGGGTACCGGAGCCGGCGACGGCGGCGGGGATCGCGGAGCTTTCGGGGGCGGACGGGATCACGGTCCACCTGCGGGAAGACCGTCGGCACATCCAGGACCGCGACCTCGAGGTCCTGAAATCGGTTGTCGCCACCCGGATCAACCTGGAGATGGCGGCCACGGACGAGATGATCCGGATCGCCTGCGCCCTCCGGCCGTACTCCGCCACGCTGGTTCCCGAAAAGCGCGAGGAGGTGACCACCGAGGGGGGGCTGGACGTACTCGGCCACCGGGACGCGCTGCTGCAGGCCGCGGCCCGGTTGAAGGAGGCGGGCATCCTCGTCAGCATGTTCATCGACCCGGACCTTCCGCAGGTGAGGGCTTCTCGTCAGGCCGGGGCCGACGCGATCGAGATCCACACGGGGACGTATTGCGAGGCGTTCCTTTCCGGAACGTTCCAGGCGGAGCTCTCGAAGATCCGGGCTGCCGCCGCGTACGCCGCCTCTGCGGGCTTGAAGGTGTTCGCCGGGCACGGGCTCGACGTCCGCAACATCGTCCCGGTCCTGTCCATCCAACAGATAGAGGAATTCAACATCGGGCACAGCATCAT